Proteins encoded together in one Passer domesticus isolate bPasDom1 chromosome 6, bPasDom1.hap1, whole genome shotgun sequence window:
- the ZBTB42 gene encoding zinc finger and BTB domain-containing protein 42 encodes MEFPDHSRQLLQCLSQQRHQGFLCDCTVLVGEAQFRAHRAVLASCSMYFHLFYRDQLDKRDIVHLNSDIVTAPAFSLLLEFMYEGKLEFNSLPVEDVLAAASYLHMYDIVKVCKGKLKDKELCSEEKINDEAASLEKAEHFLDAGVPLVHEFDPGNKQKFSVAEYERAAGKEKVSSHPAWSSDHISVSSVPTEAEPCAAAAGKTKANVNSSTGPLSQRSVNHPLASSDVDCALDLSFKPVPGRDSLHPSYVFGQLASDSQQQGTEPLVKDEQDLLSDQEDSEARSPESQHFGNSAKSLVTGLGHMFAGNGSSHAREEDIDQERDESEDDMDSSDISSGVLVPPGHICICPLCSKVFPSPHILQLHLSSHFRDKDGSRTRLSPDGSVPTCTLCGKTFSCMYTLKRHERTHSGEKPYTCGQCGKSFQYSHNLSRHAVVHTREKPHGCKWCERRFTQSGDLYRHIRKFHCGLVKSLVV; translated from the coding sequence ATGGAGTTTCCAGACCATAGCCGCCAGTTGCTGCAGTGTCTGAGTCAGCAGCGTCACCAGGGCTTCCTGTGTGACTGTACTGTTTTAGTTGGAGAAGCTCAATTCAGAGCTCACAGAGCCGTTCTTGCCTCTTGCAGTATGTACTTCCATCTTTTCTACAGGGACCAGTTAGACAAAAGGGATATTGTGCATCTGAACAGTGACATTGTCACAGCCCCTGCCTTCAGCCTGCTGCTCGAATTCATGTACGAGGGAAAGCTGGAATTCAACAGTCTCCCAGTGGAAGATGTGCTGGCTGCGGCGAGCTACCTTCACATGTATGACATTGTGAAAGTCTGCAAGGGCAAGTTGAAAGATAAAGAATTATGTTCGGAAGAGAAGATTAATGATGAGGCGGCGAGTTTGGAGAAAGCGGAGCATTTTCTAGACGCCGGAGTGCCCCTGGTCCACGAGTTTGAcccaggaaacaaacaaaaattcagcGTTGCAGAATACGAGAGAGCAGCAGGCAAAGAAAAGGTCAGCAGTCACCCCGCCTGGTCCTCTGATCATATAAGTGTCAGCTCTGTGCCGACAGAGGCAGAACCGTGCGCCgcagcagctggaaaaacaAAGGCTAATGTCAATAGTTCCACAGGACCTTTGTCCCAAAGGTCTGTTAACCATCCCCTGGCTTCGAGTGATGTGGACTGCGCGCTGGATTTGTCTTTCAAGCCCGTGCCGGGGAGAGATTCCTTACACCCCTCCTATGTCTTTGGACAGCTGGCTTCcgacagccagcagcagggtaCCGAGCCACTTGTTAAAGATGAACAAGACTTGCTGTCAGATCAGGAGGACAGCGAAGCCAGGAGTCCAGAGAGTCAGCATTTTGGGAATTCAGCCAAAAGCCTAGTGACAGGGTTAGGACACATGTTCGCGGGGAATGGCAGCTCTCATGCCCGAGAGGAGGACATAGATCAAGAGCGAGACGAGAGCGAGGACGACATGGATTCGTCGGACATCTCCTCGGGCGTCCTCGTGCCTCCTGGGCATATCTGCATTTGTCCCCTCTGTAGCAAGGTGTTCCCGAGCCCGCACATCCTCCAGCTGCACCTGAGCTCTCACTTCCGCGACAAGGACGGCTCCCGGACGCGCCTGTCCCCCGACGGGTCGGTCCCCACTTGCACCCTCTGCGGAAAGACTTTTTCCTGCATGTACACGCTAAAGAGGCACGAGAGGACTCACTcgggggagaagccctacaccTGCGGccagtgcgggaagagcttccaGTATTCCCACAACCTCAGCCGCCACGCGGTCGTGCACACCCGGGAGAAGCCCCACGGGTGCAAGTGGTGCGAGAGACGCTTCACGCAGTCCGGGGACCTGTACAGACACATCCGCAAATTTCATTGTGGCCTTGTAAAGTCCTTGGTTGTTTGA